The following are encoded together in the Bubalus kerabau isolate K-KA32 ecotype Philippines breed swamp buffalo chromosome 3, PCC_UOA_SB_1v2, whole genome shotgun sequence genome:
- the VEGFA gene encoding vascular endothelial growth factor A, long form isoform X4, giving the protein MAEGGQKPHEVVKFMDVYQRSFCRPIETLVDIFQEYPDEIEFIFKPSCVPLMRCGGCCNDESLECVPTEEFNITMQIMRIKPHQSQHIGEMSFLQHNKCECRPKKDKARQEKKSVRGKGKGQKRKRKKSRYKSWSAPCGPCSERRKHLFVQDPQTCKCSCKNTDSRCKARQLELNERTCRCDKPRR; this is encoded by the exons ATGGCAGAAGGAGGGCAGAAACCCCACGAAG TGGTGAAGTTCATGGATGTCTACCAGCGCAGCTTCTGCCGTCCCATCGAGACCCTGGTGGACATCTTCCAGGAGTACCCAGATGAGATCGAGTTCATTTTCAAGCCGTCCTGTGTGCCCCTGATGCGGTGCGGGGGCTGCTGTAACGATGAAAGTCTGGAGTGTGTGCCCACTGAGGAGTTCAACATCACCATGCAG ATTATGCGGATCAAACCTCACCAAAGCCAGCACATAGGAGAGATGAGCTTCCTACAGCATAACAAATGTGAATGCAG ACCAAAGAAAGATAAAGCAAGGCAAGAAAA aaaatCAGTTCGAGGAAAGGGCAAAGGGCAAAAAAGAAAGCGCAAGAAATCCCGGTATAAATCCTGGAGCGC TCCCTGTGGGCCTTGCTCAGAGCGGAGAAAGCATTTGTTTGTACAAGATCCGCAGACGTGTAAATGTTCCTGCAAAAACACAGACTCGCGTTGCAAGGCGAGGCAGCTTGAGTTAAACGAACGTACTTGCAG ATGTGACAAGCCGAGGCGGTGA